Proteins from one Periplaneta americana isolate PAMFEO1 chromosome 6, P.americana_PAMFEO1_priV1, whole genome shotgun sequence genomic window:
- the LOC138702096 gene encoding lactosylceramide 4-alpha-galactosyltransferase-like yields the protein MGLSVAGRTTKFFYAFVACALIVFVVYFNEVDFESIRAFIDRRSLTEPQKLFVTEPENLPSEAYKLLDSGIEIQNAQTEFNIETDTNETDTFEEPRIGDKHIICLETRCLLNRKYYNYKGLLLHPRQVCSLESAARMNPDYKVYLMYSCPIIGGLEKSKEFVKALLIYPNVKLWRLNVTDQLLRSPLKGWNFRAAIRSSYWPNEHASDVLRLLTLWKYGGTYMDLDVIVLKSFADLGSNYIGMQSSQFLANGVMNFAHEGVGHELTTKLLLDLRDNFRGDLWTQNGASLIGRVMLEFCGVHEILDLYVKRCKGFNFLHPEEFYAVSYPAWRRFFDESESYKVIQAIKDSHGAHFWNKLSKGATVRLGSNQAFSIMALRSCPRLFERVEGGIM from the exons ATGGGACTATCAG TTGCAGGAAGGACCACAAAATTCTTCTATGCATTCGTAGCTTGTGCTCTGATAGTCTTCGTTGTGTATTTTAACGAGGTAGACTTTGAAAGTATTCGTGCATTCATTGACAGAAGAAGCCTAACAGAACCCCAGAAACTGTTTGTAACAGAACCAGAGAACCTTCCATCCGAAGCATATAAATTACTGGACAGTGGCATTGAAATACAGAATGCACAGACAGAATTTAACATTGAAACTGATACAAATGAAACAGATACTTTTGAGGAACCCAGGATAGGAGACAAGCACATCATCTGCTTGGAGACACGCTGCCTTCTGAATCGAAAATATTACAACTATAAAGGACTACTGCTCCATCCGAGACAGGTGTGCTCGTTGGAGTCAGCTGCTAGGATGAATCCCGACTACAAAGTGTACCTGATGTACTCTTGTCCTATTATTGGTGGACTAGAAAAGTCTAAAGAGTTTGTGAAAGCACTTTTGATATACCCAAACGTGAAGCTGTGGAGGCTCAATGTGACAGACCAACTGTTGAGAAGTCCACTCAAGGGCTGGAACTTCAGGGCGGCGATTCGCTCTTCTTATTGGCCAAATGAGCATGCCAGTGACGTGTTGCGATTACTGACGCTGTGGAAATATGGAGGCACGTATATGGACCTGGACGTCATAGTGCTCAA ATCGTTCGCGGATCTGGGTTCCAACTACATTGGAATGCAAAGCTCACAGTTTTTGGCCAACGGTGTGATGAACTTCGCTCACGAAGGAGTAGGACATGAACTGACCACCAAGTTATTATTGGATCTGAGGGACAACTTCCGGGGTGACCTTTGGACTCAGAACGGTGCTAGCCTCATCGGCAGAGTCATGTTGGAGTTCTGCGGTGTACATGAG ATTTTAGATTTATACGTAAAAAGATGCAAAGGATTCAATTTCCTACATCCCGAAGAGTTCTACGCAGTGTCATATCCTGCCTGGAGGAGGTTCTTCGACGAGTCAGAGAGCTACAAAGTAATCCAGGCTATTAAAGACAGCCATGGGGCTCATTTCTGGAACAAACTGAGCAAAGGCGCAACCGTAAGACTGGGGTCGAACCAGGCTTTCAGCATCATGGCACTGAGGTCGTGTCCACGACTCTTTGAGAGAGTTGAAGGAGGCATAATGTGA